A genome region from Sebastes umbrosus isolate fSebUmb1 chromosome 22, fSebUmb1.pri, whole genome shotgun sequence includes the following:
- the znf638 gene encoding zinc finger protein 638 isoform X1 encodes MHQPIDQGTHFTSTQRDEFLSSGTGMASYPMSSSSASLGHRHSGVESASGGDGRFNAPSEREHDMQSIPRLGDFDYPVPDKPAAPTESSRPKYTSESASSVLLHFGLETEDLDYLISFPDDQITPANLPFILRQIRIEKAKRAATAVQSKPCPEPQPARSVSGMDSHSLSSSGGVRMHQVEMSSTVLQPSKVIDYGHTGKYTGGIRDEIGRTSGSRANCGGTMLLMDTYDSNRHSREPLQKTTTEVKSSAFGSSHDQVSSEPLKEPEADRQSTSNTQPPSTLCCGVDRSRPGLVVIGSDDASGTKDQIKTPGQGSTVTEQMKKQQTQQQQPMQKEQMQKDQMQKDQIQKDQMQKVQIQKDKMQKDQMQKDQIQKDQTQKQQMQKEQTQKDQMQKDQIQKDQTQKQQMQKDQTQKQQMQKDQMQKHQMQKQQMQKDPIQKDQIQKDQMQKQQMQKQQMQKDPIQKDQMQKQQMQKDQMQKQQMQKDQMQKQQKQKDQIQKDQMQKQQMQKGQMQKQPTQQQSKQQTQKQPTQPIGQAMRSLVCSVVKSFPPSITGATQRPGGPRSVILRPALRPAKDLPRVAMMHDYAGATPRIFPQNCSLCNITCVHMKEWVSHQNSRFHLESCKLLRKQYPEWDGEIALEPGAAGKDDEPSTSLQTYQQHQTVRHRCRSCSRSRSPSPRRHHGSEGRREKWRSRSRSPHSSRYTRTNTQPPSTLYRGLHRSRPDLMLIGSNDTSDTEYESETRGEVAEQMNKQQTQKEQMQQQSKQQRQPVLQMGWGASRSPVFSAAKSVPSASHIPSITVAVQHPGGPRLIVIPPALPQPVPDLMDLIHPTLPPSNRQPPAKVEVSKGFHSPPDCEITKYVPASPRTSDERRSPPRRTAETQLSPRRTAETRLSPKRSDPRRSPPRRSDNSRSPPRRTAEKRSPPRRSDPRRSLPRRLDERRSPPRRSDERRSPPRRTDERRSPPRRSVQLRSPQRKESSSAETLANKLLETSAVQSLSDQCGLEDLFKILAPALLAELDKMKSSSSSSSSSSSSPSSSSIGGKPSSSSTASSSSFSSKAKLSLQKSEASSSAKTKSGKSSPPTMVKLEGIHSSVSRNDVLAAVEHFGKTKSVLLFRSKLEAIVCFEKEEDAKKLKSVKSLDVKGVAIIVDREKSQVLQMFIRSPAAEDAEPMQVVEMGAEEIAEKTTTTEAVPRNSADKSSESRPPDSTVSASPHVQQSTSSEPASTTQRPETVTSVTTPLTVEECIKKHLRRDRTKFFERKSLSGETGRSNHLYEVLHM; translated from the exons ATGCATCAGCCCATAGACCAGGGCACTCACTTTACCAGCACTCAAAGGGATGAATTTCTTTCCTCAGGCACAGGGATGGCCTCCTACCCAATgtcctccagctctgcctctctAGGACATAGACACTCGGGTGTTGAGAGTGCAAGCGGTGGTGACGGTAGGTTTAATGCCCCCAGTGAAAGAGAACATGATATGCAGTCCATTCCAAGGTTGGGCGATTTTGACTATCCAGTGCCGGACAAACCTGCGGCCCCTACGGAGTCCAGTCGACCCAAGTACACCTCTGAATCAGCTTCTAGCGTCCTTCTACACTTTGGACTTGAAACAGAAGACTTGGACTATCTCATCTCCTTCCCTGACGACCAGATCACCCCTGCTAACCTGCCGTTCATCTTGCGGCAAATCCGGATTGAGAAGGCTAAGAGAGCTGCAACTGCAGTTCAGTCAAAACCCTGCCCCGAACCCCAACCCGCCAGAAGTGTGAGTGGAATGGACAGTCACAGTTTGAGTAGTTCTGGAGGGGTGAGGATGCACCAGGTGGAAATGTCATCAACTGTTCTCCAACCGAGTAAAGTGATTGACTATGGACATACTGGCAAATATACTGGAGGGATTAGGGATGAGATTGGAAGGACCAGTGGCAGTAGAGCTAACTGTGGTGGGACAATGCTGCTAATGGACACTTACGACAGTAACAGACACAGTCGAGAACCACTACAGAAAACTACAACAGAGGTGAAAAGCAGTGCCTTTGGTTCTTCACATGACCAGGTGAGTTCTGAACCTCTGAAAGAACCAGAGGCAGATCGCCAGTCAACGTCGAATACCCAACCACCCTCCACTCTATGCTGTGGTGTAGATCGCAGTCGACCTGGCCTTGTGGTCATTGGCAGTGATGACGCCAGTGGCACTAAGGATCAGATTAAAACTCCAGGACAAGGGTCAACTGTTACTGAGCAGATGAAAAAGCAgcagacacagcagcagcagcctatGCAGAAGGAACAGATGCAGAAGGACCAGATGCAGAAGGACCAGATACAGAAGGACCAGATGCAGAAGGTCCAGATACAGAAGGACAAGATGCAGAAGGACCAGATGCAGAAGGACCAGATACAGAAGGACCAGACACAGAAGCAGCAGATGCAGAAGGAACAGACGCAGAAGGACCAGATGCAGAAGGACCAGATACAGAAGGACCAGACACAGAAGCAGCAGATGCAGAAGGACCAGACACAGAAGCAGCAGATGCAGAAGGACCAGATGCAGAAGCACCAGATGCAGAAGCAGCAGATGCAGAAGGACCCGATTCAGAAGGACCAGATTCAGAAGGACCAGATGCAGAAACAGCAGATGCAGAAGCAGCAGATGCAGAAGGACCCGATTCAGAAGGACCAGATGCAGAAGCAACAGATGCAGAAGGACCAGATGCAGAAGCAACAGATGCAGAAGGACCAGatgcagaagcagcagaagcaAAAGGACCAGATTCAGAAGGACCAGATGCAGAAGCAGCAGATGCAGAAGGGCCAGATGCAAAAGCAGCCAACGCAGCAACAATCAAAGCAGCAGACGCAGAAGCAGCCAACGCAGCCGATTGGGCAAGCAATGCGATCTCTAGTTTGTTCTGTTGTGAAATCCTTTCCCCCCAGCATCACTGGTGCCACGCAACGTCCGGGTGGTCCTCGCTCCGTCATTCTTCGTCCTGCTCTGCGTCCTGCAAAGGATCTGCCAAGGGTGGCCATGATGCACGACTACGCTGGGGCTACACCGAGGATCTTTCCACAAAACTGTTCTCTGTGTAACATAACATGTGTTCATATGAAG GAATGGGTCTCCCACCAGAACTCCCGTTTCCACCTCGAGAGCTGCAAACTCCTCCGAAAACA atacCCAGAGTGGGATGGTGAGATAGCACTTGAGCCTGG TGCTGCAGGTAAAGATGATGAGCCCTCAACTTCTTTACAGACTTACCAGCAACATCAGACAGTCAGGCATAGATGTCGCTCCTGTTCCCGTTCCCGCTCGCCCAGCCCTCGTCGCCACCACGGCTCAGAGGGTAGAAGGGAGAAATGGAGGAGCCGATCACGTTCACCGCACAGCTCCAGATACACTCGCACAAATACCCAACCACCCTCCACACTGTACCGTGGATTGCATCGCAGCCGACCCGACCTTATGCTCATTGGCAGTAATGACACCAGCGACACTGAGTATGAGAGTGAAACTCGAGGAGAAGTTGCTGAGCAGATGAACAAGCAGCAGACACAGAAGGAGCAAATGCAACAacaatcaaagcagcagaggcagccAGTATTGCAGATGGGTTGGGGTGCATCGAGGTCTCCAGTTTTTTCTGCTGCGAAATCAGTTCCCTCTGCTTCTCACATCCCCAGCATCACTGTTGCCGTGCAACATCCCGGTGGTCCTCGCTTAATCGTTAttcctccagctctgcctcAGCCAGTCCCAGACCTGATGGACCTCATTCATCCGACACTGCCACCTTCCAACAGGCAGCCTCCGGCAAAGGTGGAGGTCTCCAAGGGATTCCACTCGCCGCCAGATTGTGAAATTACCAAATATGTTCCTGCTTCTCCAAGGACGAGTGACGAGAGACGATCGCCACCAAGGAGGACTGCCGAGACACAGTTGTCACCAAGGAGGACTGCCGAGACACGGTTGTCACCAAAGAGGAGTGATCCAAGACGATCGCcaccaaggaggagtgataACAGTCGATCGCCACCAAGGAGGACTGCCGAGAAACGGTCGCCACCAAGGAGGAGTGATCCAAGACGATCGTTACCAAGGAGGCTTGACGAGAGACGATCGCCACCAAGGAGGAGCGACGAGAGACGATCGCCACCAAGGAGGACTGACGAGAGACGATCGCCACCGAGGAGAAGTGTCCAGCTACGATCCCCTCAACGAAAGGAGTCGAGCAGTGCAGAGACGCTGGCTAACAAACTACTGGAAACATCAG CTGTCCAGTCTCTGTCAGACCAGTGTGGTCTGGAGGATTTGTTTAAAATTCTTGCTCCTGCCTTACTGGCTGAGCTAGACAAGATGAagtcctcatcatcatcatcatcatcatcatcatcatcaccctcctcctcttccataGGAGGAAAGCCCTCCTCGTCTTCTACTGcctcttcttcatccttctCCTCTAAAGCAAAGCTCAGCCTGCAGAAGAGCGAGGCAAGTTCTTCTGCAAAGACAAAG tCTGGTAAATCTTCCCCTCCAACCATGGTGAAACTAGAAGGGATTCATAGTTCTGTGTCTCGCAATGATGTGTTGGCTGCCGTGGAGCACTTTGGAAAAACTAAGTCAGTTTTACTCTTTCGGTCCAAACTGGAG gCAATCGTGTGTTTCGAGAAAGAGGAAGACGCAAAGAAATTGAAGAGCGTAAAAAGCCTAGATGTGAAAGGAGTGGCAATCATTGTTGACAGAGAAAAG TCCCAGGTGTTGCAGATGTTTATACGCTCCCCTGCTGCCGAAGACGCTGAACCAATGCAGGTTGTTGAAATGGGAGCTGAAGAAATTGCAGAAAAAACGACAACTACAGAGGCTGTACCAAGAAATTCAGCAGACAAATCCAGTGAGAGTCGACCACCAGACAGTACAGTTTCAGCTTCACCACACGTCCAGCAAAGCACCTCGTCAGAACCAGCGTCCACTACACAAAGACCGGAGACGGTTACCTCTGTTACTACCCCTCTGACGGTCGAGGAGTGTATTAAAAAACACCTGCGTCGAGACAGAACAA AGTTCTTCGAGAGAAAAAGCCTCTCAGGGGAAACGGGTAGGTCAAATCACTTATATGAAGTACTGCACATGTAG
- the znf638 gene encoding zinc finger protein 638 isoform X5 has translation MHQPIDQGTHFTSTQRDEFLSSGTGMASYPMSSSSASLGHRHSGVESASGGDGRFNAPSEREHDMQSIPRLGDFDYPVPDKPAAPTESSRPKYTSESASSVLLHFGLETEDLDYLISFPDDQITPANLPFILRQIRIEKAKRAATAVQSKPCPEPQPARSVSGMDSHSLSSSGGVRMHQVEMSSTVLQPSKVIDYGHTGKYTGGIRDEIGRTSGSRANCGGTMLLMDTYDSNRHSREPLQKTTTEVKSSAFGSSHDQVSSEPLKEPEADRQSTSNTQPPSTLCCGVDRSRPGLVVIGSDDASGTKDQIKTPGQGSTVTEQMKKQQTQQQQPMQKEQMQKDQMQKDQIQKDQMQKVQIQKDKMQKDQMQKDQIQKDQTQKQQMQKEQTQKDQMQKDQIQKDQTQKQQMQKDQTQKQQMQKDQMQKHQMQKQQMQKDPIQKDQIQKDQMQKQQMQKQQMQKDPIQKDQMQKQQMQKDQMQKQQMQKDQMQKQQKQKDQIQKDQMQKQQMQKGQMQKQPTQQQSKQQTQKQPTQPIGQAMRSLVCSVVKSFPPSITGATQRPGGPRSVILRPALRPAKDLPRVAMMHDYAGATPRIFPQNCSLCNITCVHMKEWVSHQNSRFHLESCKLLRKQYPEWDGEIALEPGAAGKDDEPSTSLQTYQQHQTVRHRCRSCSRSRSPSPRRHHGSEGRREKWRSRSRSPHSSRYTRTNTQPPSTLYRGLHRSRPDLMLIGSNDTSDTEYESETRGEVAEQMNKQQTQKEQMQQQSKQQRQPVLQMGWGASRSPVFSAAKSVPSASHIPSITVAVQHPGGPRLIVIPPALPQPVPDLMDLIHPTLPPSNRQPPAKVEVSKGFHSPPDCEITKYVPASPRTSDERRSPPRRSDPRRSPPRRSDNSRSPPRRTAEKRSPPRRSDPRRSLPRRLDERRSPPRRSDERRSPPRRTDERRSPPRRSVQLRSPQRKESSSAETLANKLLETSAVQSLSDQCGLEDLFKILAPALLAELDKMKSSSSSSSSSSSSPSSSSIGGKPSSSSTASSSSFSSKAKLSLQKSEASSSAKTKSGKSSPPTMVKLEGIHSSVSRNDVLAAVEHFGKTKSVLLFRSKLEAIVCFEKEEDAKKLKSVKSLDVKGVAIIVDREKSQVLQMFIRSPAAEDAEPMQVVEMGAEEIAEKTTTTEAVPRNSADKSSESRPPDSTVSASPHVQQSTSSEPASTTQRPETVTSVTTPLTVEECIKKHLRRDRTKFFERKSLSGETGRSNHLYEVLHM, from the exons ATGCATCAGCCCATAGACCAGGGCACTCACTTTACCAGCACTCAAAGGGATGAATTTCTTTCCTCAGGCACAGGGATGGCCTCCTACCCAATgtcctccagctctgcctctctAGGACATAGACACTCGGGTGTTGAGAGTGCAAGCGGTGGTGACGGTAGGTTTAATGCCCCCAGTGAAAGAGAACATGATATGCAGTCCATTCCAAGGTTGGGCGATTTTGACTATCCAGTGCCGGACAAACCTGCGGCCCCTACGGAGTCCAGTCGACCCAAGTACACCTCTGAATCAGCTTCTAGCGTCCTTCTACACTTTGGACTTGAAACAGAAGACTTGGACTATCTCATCTCCTTCCCTGACGACCAGATCACCCCTGCTAACCTGCCGTTCATCTTGCGGCAAATCCGGATTGAGAAGGCTAAGAGAGCTGCAACTGCAGTTCAGTCAAAACCCTGCCCCGAACCCCAACCCGCCAGAAGTGTGAGTGGAATGGACAGTCACAGTTTGAGTAGTTCTGGAGGGGTGAGGATGCACCAGGTGGAAATGTCATCAACTGTTCTCCAACCGAGTAAAGTGATTGACTATGGACATACTGGCAAATATACTGGAGGGATTAGGGATGAGATTGGAAGGACCAGTGGCAGTAGAGCTAACTGTGGTGGGACAATGCTGCTAATGGACACTTACGACAGTAACAGACACAGTCGAGAACCACTACAGAAAACTACAACAGAGGTGAAAAGCAGTGCCTTTGGTTCTTCACATGACCAGGTGAGTTCTGAACCTCTGAAAGAACCAGAGGCAGATCGCCAGTCAACGTCGAATACCCAACCACCCTCCACTCTATGCTGTGGTGTAGATCGCAGTCGACCTGGCCTTGTGGTCATTGGCAGTGATGACGCCAGTGGCACTAAGGATCAGATTAAAACTCCAGGACAAGGGTCAACTGTTACTGAGCAGATGAAAAAGCAgcagacacagcagcagcagcctatGCAGAAGGAACAGATGCAGAAGGACCAGATGCAGAAGGACCAGATACAGAAGGACCAGATGCAGAAGGTCCAGATACAGAAGGACAAGATGCAGAAGGACCAGATGCAGAAGGACCAGATACAGAAGGACCAGACACAGAAGCAGCAGATGCAGAAGGAACAGACGCAGAAGGACCAGATGCAGAAGGACCAGATACAGAAGGACCAGACACAGAAGCAGCAGATGCAGAAGGACCAGACACAGAAGCAGCAGATGCAGAAGGACCAGATGCAGAAGCACCAGATGCAGAAGCAGCAGATGCAGAAGGACCCGATTCAGAAGGACCAGATTCAGAAGGACCAGATGCAGAAACAGCAGATGCAGAAGCAGCAGATGCAGAAGGACCCGATTCAGAAGGACCAGATGCAGAAGCAACAGATGCAGAAGGACCAGATGCAGAAGCAACAGATGCAGAAGGACCAGatgcagaagcagcagaagcaAAAGGACCAGATTCAGAAGGACCAGATGCAGAAGCAGCAGATGCAGAAGGGCCAGATGCAAAAGCAGCCAACGCAGCAACAATCAAAGCAGCAGACGCAGAAGCAGCCAACGCAGCCGATTGGGCAAGCAATGCGATCTCTAGTTTGTTCTGTTGTGAAATCCTTTCCCCCCAGCATCACTGGTGCCACGCAACGTCCGGGTGGTCCTCGCTCCGTCATTCTTCGTCCTGCTCTGCGTCCTGCAAAGGATCTGCCAAGGGTGGCCATGATGCACGACTACGCTGGGGCTACACCGAGGATCTTTCCACAAAACTGTTCTCTGTGTAACATAACATGTGTTCATATGAAG GAATGGGTCTCCCACCAGAACTCCCGTTTCCACCTCGAGAGCTGCAAACTCCTCCGAAAACA atacCCAGAGTGGGATGGTGAGATAGCACTTGAGCCTGG TGCTGCAGGTAAAGATGATGAGCCCTCAACTTCTTTACAGACTTACCAGCAACATCAGACAGTCAGGCATAGATGTCGCTCCTGTTCCCGTTCCCGCTCGCCCAGCCCTCGTCGCCACCACGGCTCAGAGGGTAGAAGGGAGAAATGGAGGAGCCGATCACGTTCACCGCACAGCTCCAGATACACTCGCACAAATACCCAACCACCCTCCACACTGTACCGTGGATTGCATCGCAGCCGACCCGACCTTATGCTCATTGGCAGTAATGACACCAGCGACACTGAGTATGAGAGTGAAACTCGAGGAGAAGTTGCTGAGCAGATGAACAAGCAGCAGACACAGAAGGAGCAAATGCAACAacaatcaaagcagcagaggcagccAGTATTGCAGATGGGTTGGGGTGCATCGAGGTCTCCAGTTTTTTCTGCTGCGAAATCAGTTCCCTCTGCTTCTCACATCCCCAGCATCACTGTTGCCGTGCAACATCCCGGTGGTCCTCGCTTAATCGTTAttcctccagctctgcctcAGCCAGTCCCAGACCTGATGGACCTCATTCATCCGACACTGCCACCTTCCAACAGGCAGCCTCCGGCAAAGGTGGAGGTCTCCAAGGGATTCCACTCGCCGCCAGATTGTGAAATTACCAAATATGTTCCTGCTTCTCCAAGGACGAGTGACGAGAGACGATCGCCACCAAGGAG GAGTGATCCAAGACGATCGCcaccaaggaggagtgataACAGTCGATCGCCACCAAGGAGGACTGCCGAGAAACGGTCGCCACCAAGGAGGAGTGATCCAAGACGATCGTTACCAAGGAGGCTTGACGAGAGACGATCGCCACCAAGGAGGAGCGACGAGAGACGATCGCCACCAAGGAGGACTGACGAGAGACGATCGCCACCGAGGAGAAGTGTCCAGCTACGATCCCCTCAACGAAAGGAGTCGAGCAGTGCAGAGACGCTGGCTAACAAACTACTGGAAACATCAG CTGTCCAGTCTCTGTCAGACCAGTGTGGTCTGGAGGATTTGTTTAAAATTCTTGCTCCTGCCTTACTGGCTGAGCTAGACAAGATGAagtcctcatcatcatcatcatcatcatcatcatcatcaccctcctcctcttccataGGAGGAAAGCCCTCCTCGTCTTCTACTGcctcttcttcatccttctCCTCTAAAGCAAAGCTCAGCCTGCAGAAGAGCGAGGCAAGTTCTTCTGCAAAGACAAAG tCTGGTAAATCTTCCCCTCCAACCATGGTGAAACTAGAAGGGATTCATAGTTCTGTGTCTCGCAATGATGTGTTGGCTGCCGTGGAGCACTTTGGAAAAACTAAGTCAGTTTTACTCTTTCGGTCCAAACTGGAG gCAATCGTGTGTTTCGAGAAAGAGGAAGACGCAAAGAAATTGAAGAGCGTAAAAAGCCTAGATGTGAAAGGAGTGGCAATCATTGTTGACAGAGAAAAG TCCCAGGTGTTGCAGATGTTTATACGCTCCCCTGCTGCCGAAGACGCTGAACCAATGCAGGTTGTTGAAATGGGAGCTGAAGAAATTGCAGAAAAAACGACAACTACAGAGGCTGTACCAAGAAATTCAGCAGACAAATCCAGTGAGAGTCGACCACCAGACAGTACAGTTTCAGCTTCACCACACGTCCAGCAAAGCACCTCGTCAGAACCAGCGTCCACTACACAAAGACCGGAGACGGTTACCTCTGTTACTACCCCTCTGACGGTCGAGGAGTGTATTAAAAAACACCTGCGTCGAGACAGAACAA AGTTCTTCGAGAGAAAAAGCCTCTCAGGGGAAACGGGTAGGTCAAATCACTTATATGAAGTACTGCACATGTAG